A genomic segment from Spinacia oleracea cultivar Varoflay chromosome 3, BTI_SOV_V1, whole genome shotgun sequence encodes:
- the LOC130470240 gene encoding 30S ribosomal protein S1, chloroplastic, giving the protein MASLAQQLAGGLRCPPLSNSNLSKPFSPKHTLKPRFSPIVSAVAVSNAQTRERQKLKQLFEDAYERCRNAPMEGVSFTIDDFHTALDKYDFNSEMGSRVKGTVFCTDANGALVDITAKSSAYLPLAEACIYRIKNVEEAGIIPGVREEFVIIGENEADDSLILSLRQIQYELAWERCRQLQAEDVVVKGKIVGANKGGVVALVEGLRGFVPFSQISSKSSAEELLEKEIPLKFVEVDEEQSRLVMSNRKAMADSQAQLGIGSVVTGTVQSLKPYGAFIDIGGINGLLHVSQISHDRVSDIATVLQPGDTLKVMILSHDRERGRVSLSTKKLEPTPGDMIRNPKLVFEKAEEMAQTFRQRIAQAEAMARADMLRFQPESGLTLSSDGILGPLTSDLPAEGLDLSVVPPAVES; this is encoded by the exons ATGGCGTCTTTGGCACAGCAACTAGCAGGAGGATTAAGATGCCCACCACTCTCAAACTCCAACCTTTCAAAACCCTTTTCACCCAAACACACCCTTAAGCCTAGATTCTCCCCAATTGTTTCTGCTGTTGCTGTTTCAAATGCACAAACCAGAGAAAGGCAGAAGCTTAAACAGCTTTTTGAAGACGCTTATGAACGCTGTCGTAATGCTCCCATGGAAGGTGTTTCCTTCACCATTGATGATTTTCATACTGCTCTTGATAAGTATGACTTCAATTCCGAAATGGGTTCCAGG GTCAAGGGTACAGTATTCTGCACAGATGCCAATGGGGCATTAGTCGATATAACTGCAAAATCTTCGGCATACTTGCCTCTCGCAGAGGCATGTATTTACAGAATAAAAAACGTGGAGGAAGCTGGTATAATCCCAGGTGTACGTGAAGAATTTGTAATCATTGGTGAAAATGAAGCTGATGATAGCTTAATCTTGAGTTTGCGCCAAATCCAGTATGAGCTTGCGTGGGAAAGGTGTAGGCAGTTGCAAGCTGAGGATGTTGTAGTTAAGGGGAAG ATTGTTGGGGCGAACAAAGGTGGTGTGGTGGCTCTAGTGGAAGGCCTTCGTGGTTTTGTTCCCTTTTCGCAAATATCATCT AAATCCTCTGCAGAAGAACTTCTTGAGAAAGAGATCCCTCTAAAGTTTGTTGAGGTTGATGAGGAACAATCCAGGTTGGTAATGAGTAACCGCAAGGCCATGGCTGACAGCCAGGCACAGCTTGGTATTGGATCAGTTGTCACAGGAACTGTTCAATCTCTTAAACCTTACGGTGCCTTTATTGATATTGGTGGAATTAATGGGCTTCTTCATGTTAGTCAAATCAGTCATGATCGTGTCTCGGATATTGCAACTGTCCTACAACCTGGTGACACTTTGAAG GTCATGATTTTGAGCCATGACCGTGAAAGAGGTAGGGTGAGTCTGTCGACAAAGAAGTTGGAACCTACTCCTGGTGACATGATTCGTAATCCGAAGCTTGTCTTTGAGAAG GCTGAGGAGATGGCTCAAACATTCAGACAAAGGATTGCACAAGCAGAGGCCATGGCTCGTGCTGACATGCTCAGATTCCAGCCTGAG AGCGGTCTCACTCTCAGCTCAGATGGAATCTTAGGTCCACTAACTTCAGATTTACCAGCAGAGGGTCTAGATTTAAGTGTTGTTCCACCCGCAGTTGAATCTTAA
- the LOC130470242 gene encoding zinc finger BED domain-containing protein DAYSLEEPER isoform X2 — translation MVRIGNASTPQAPTEDEWSKLEKICALLRPFDAITKRFSGRNYPTANLYLMHVWTIESLIRSYCNHEDETLNSMGKKMKDKFDKYWESYSMILSLAAIFDPRLKLQYVKFCFTQLDARSAEYKTEQVKESLFKLFEEYATNGNVQDNVPGARCESNHLAAFSNFENSSFQGRTQLDDYLGEHKLDPLAELDVLQWWKVNEIRFPQVAKMARELLSIPITTVASESAFSLGSRILTKWRASLLPDNAEVLITTRSWLIGYDVEKGDNSLDDGIEIPLLQDPNIAPQEISDDEYGEDEEDF, via the exons ATGGTAAGGATTGGTAATGCAAGTACGCCTCAAGCTCCAACGGAGGATGAATGGTCTAAACTTGAGAAGATATGTGCACTATTAAGACCTTTTGATGCGATTACCAAACGATTTTCTGGTAGGAATTATCCAACTGCCAATTTGTATTTAATGCATGTTTGGACAATCGAGTCTCTCATAAGGAGTTATTGTAATCATGAGGATGAGACATTGAACAGTATGGGAAAGAAGATGAAAGATAAATTTGACAAGTATTGGGAATCTTACAGCATGATTCTTTCTTTAGCTGCAATTTTTGATCCTCGCTTGAAACTTCAATATGTTAAGTTCTGCTTTACGCAACTGGATGCTAGAAGTGCTGAATATAAGACTGAACAAGTGAAAGAATCTCTCTTCAAGCTCTTTGAAGAGTATGCCACAAATGGTAATGTGCAAGATAATGTCCCTGGAGCTAGATGTGAAAGTAACCACCTTGCT GCATTTTCGAACTTTGAGAATTCCTCGTTTCAAGGTAGAACACAACTTGATGACTATTTGGGTGAGCATAAACTAGATCCTTTGGCAGAATTGGATGTTCTTCAATGGTGGAAAGTTAATGAAATAAGGTTTCCACAAGTTGCAAAAATGGCTAGAGAATTGTTAAGCATCCCTATTACTACCGTTGCATCTGAGTCGGCTTTTAGCTTAGGAAGTAGGATATTAACAAAGTGGAGAGCTTCTTTGTTACCTGATAATGCAGAAGTTTTAATTACAACTCGGAGTTGGCTAATTGGCTACGATGTCGAAAAGG GTGACAATTCTCTTGATGATGGTATTGAGATTCCTCTTCTTCAAGATCCTAACATTGCACCTCAAGAAATCAGTGATGATGAGTATGGTGAAGACGAGGAGGACTTTTGA
- the LOC130470242 gene encoding zinc finger BED domain-containing protein DAYSLEEPER isoform X1 has translation MLERAFIYRAVFTRMVRIGNASTPQAPTEDEWSKLEKICALLRPFDAITKRFSGRNYPTANLYLMHVWTIESLIRSYCNHEDETLNSMGKKMKDKFDKYWESYSMILSLAAIFDPRLKLQYVKFCFTQLDARSAEYKTEQVKESLFKLFEEYATNGNVQDNVPGARCESNHLAAFSNFENSSFQGRTQLDDYLGEHKLDPLAELDVLQWWKVNEIRFPQVAKMARELLSIPITTVASESAFSLGSRILTKWRASLLPDNAEVLITTRSWLIGYDVEKGDNSLDDGIEIPLLQDPNIAPQEISDDEYGEDEEDF, from the exons ATGCTTGAAAGGGCTTTTATTTATCGTGCTGTTTTCACAAGGATGGTAAGGATTGGTAATGCAAGTACGCCTCAAGCTCCAACGGAGGATGAATGGTCTAAACTTGAGAAGATATGTGCACTATTAAGACCTTTTGATGCGATTACCAAACGATTTTCTGGTAGGAATTATCCAACTGCCAATTTGTATTTAATGCATGTTTGGACAATCGAGTCTCTCATAAGGAGTTATTGTAATCATGAGGATGAGACATTGAACAGTATGGGAAAGAAGATGAAAGATAAATTTGACAAGTATTGGGAATCTTACAGCATGATTCTTTCTTTAGCTGCAATTTTTGATCCTCGCTTGAAACTTCAATATGTTAAGTTCTGCTTTACGCAACTGGATGCTAGAAGTGCTGAATATAAGACTGAACAAGTGAAAGAATCTCTCTTCAAGCTCTTTGAAGAGTATGCCACAAATGGTAATGTGCAAGATAATGTCCCTGGAGCTAGATGTGAAAGTAACCACCTTGCT GCATTTTCGAACTTTGAGAATTCCTCGTTTCAAGGTAGAACACAACTTGATGACTATTTGGGTGAGCATAAACTAGATCCTTTGGCAGAATTGGATGTTCTTCAATGGTGGAAAGTTAATGAAATAAGGTTTCCACAAGTTGCAAAAATGGCTAGAGAATTGTTAAGCATCCCTATTACTACCGTTGCATCTGAGTCGGCTTTTAGCTTAGGAAGTAGGATATTAACAAAGTGGAGAGCTTCTTTGTTACCTGATAATGCAGAAGTTTTAATTACAACTCGGAGTTGGCTAATTGGCTACGATGTCGAAAAGG GTGACAATTCTCTTGATGATGGTATTGAGATTCCTCTTCTTCAAGATCCTAACATTGCACCTCAAGAAATCAGTGATGATGAGTATGGTGAAGACGAGGAGGACTTTTGA